A genomic region of Raphanus sativus cultivar WK10039 chromosome 6, ASM80110v3, whole genome shotgun sequence contains the following coding sequences:
- the LOC108808341 gene encoding respiratory burst oxidase homolog protein C-like, producing MERESFDVTDYEWDTEKSSDLGSVIGSSPLMSNLGKKVKDNRIRLMKKRLASVSNRLTSISGEREPAARSYQRESTALTGLRLISKFNGAAGWTAVEKRFNEITGTSGGMLPRSKFGECIGMDSIDFALELYDALARRRHISTDVIDGDQLKEFWDQISSQSFDSRLQMFFDMIDKDANGRLTEDQVRQIINFSSSTNNLPDIQKKTDEYAAMIMEELDPDDIGYIMTESLETLLLQAETQHMRRDSEDSKRLSHMLSIKLKTTCDPKPLKRWCSGLRHFVSDSLQTMSMYLAVPVAFPACEILIRPFRSSISRVTILKVAVHPENVLSLYMSRPRSFKYKSGQYMFLNCPTISTFEWHPFSITSAPQDDYLSVHIKVMGDWTSALKEVFCEVCMPPPVYHVNIDMAGNQPIFPKIMIDGPYNAQAQDYKKYKVVLLVGLGIGASPMISVIKDIIKNTEAREHSQLNPIKTRKAYFYWLTKEQGSYSWFNNIMNEVAERDTNGVVEVNNYCTSVYEERDIRSAFIQMLQTLNYSKNGVDIISETRVMTHFSKPNWKNVYKQIAMDHNDSHVGVFYCGELALAEELRNLALEFTHKTATRFSFHKENFYPQC from the exons atggagagagagagctttGATGTAACGGACTATGAGTGGGACACAGAGAAGAGCAGCGACCTAGGTTCAGTGATCGGATCATCGCCGCTGATGTCAAACCTTGGAAAGAAAGTTAAGGATAACCGGATACGTCTCATGAAGAAGCGGCTAGCCTCTGTTTCTAACCGCTTAACATCGATCTCTGGAGAGAGAGAGCCAGCTGCTCGATCGTACCAGCGGGAGTCAACGGCCTTGACCGGGCTCAGGTTGATCAGTAAATTTAACGGTGCTGCTGGGTGGACCGCCGTGGAGAAGCGGTTTAATGAGATTACGGGCACCAGTGGTGGAATGCTGCCAAGGTCAAAATTTGGAGAATGCATAg GGATGGATTCAATAGACTTTGCCTTGGAACTGTACGACGCATTAGCTAGAAGAAGGCATATATCAACAGATGTAATCGATGGAGACCAGTTAAAGGAGTTCTGGGACCAAATAAGTTCTCAAAGCTTTGATTCCAGGCTTCAAATGTTCTTTGACAT GATTGATAAAGACGCCAATGGTAGATTAACTGAAGACCAAGTCAGACAG ATCATCAATTTTAGTTCATCCACCAACAACTTGCCGGACATCCAGAAAAAGACAGATGAATATGCTGCAATGATAATGGAAGAGCTTGACCCCGATGATATCGGATACATCATG ACAGAGAGTCTTGAGACCTTGCTTTTGCAAGCGGAAACACAGCATATGCGCAGAGATAGTGAAGACAGCAAGAGGCTAAGTCACATGCTAAGTATTAAGCTTAAGACTACTTGTGACCCTAAACCGTTGAAGAGATGGTGCAGTGGACTGAGACACTTCGTATCAGATAGCTTGCAAACG ATGTCGATGTACTTGGCAGTACCAGTAGCTTTCCCTGCATGCGAGATATTAATACGACCATTCAGATCCAGTATCAGCAGGGTAACAATTTTGAAAGTTGCTGTTCATCCTGAAAACGTGTTGAGTTTGTACATGTCAAGGCCGAGAAGCTTCAAATACAAAAGCGGTCAATACATGTTTCTAAACTGCCCAACAATCTCAACATTTGAGTG GCATCCATTTTCAATAACTTCTGCGCCTCAAGACGATTATCTGAGCGTTCATATAAAAGTAATGGGAGATTGGACAAGTGCTCTCAAAGAAGTTTTCTGTGAG GTGTGTATGCCACCGCCGGTGTATCATGTTAATATTGACATGGCAGGGAACCAACCAATTTTTCCCAAAATCATGATTGATGGTCCATACAATGCACAGGCACAAGACTACAAGAAATATAAGGTGGTTTTACTGGTTGGACTTGGGATTGGGGCCAGCCCAATGATCAGCGTTATCAAGGACATCATCAAAAATACAGAGGCCAGGGAGCATTCCCAACTCAACCCAATAAAGACTCGAAAGGCTTACTTCTATTGGCTAacaaaggagcaaggctcataCAGTTGGTTTAATAACATCATGAACGAGGTAGCAGAACGAGACACAAATGGAGTCGTAGAAGTAAATAACTATTGCACTAGCGTCTACGAAGAAAGAGATATTCGTTCTGCGTTCATACAAATGCTTCAGACTCTGAACTATTCCAAAAATGGTGTGGACATTATCTCTGAGACAAGGGTCATGACTCACTTCTCCAAACCTAACTGGAAAAACGTCTACAAACAAATAGCCATGGATCACAATGACTCTCATGTTG GAGTGTTTTATTGTGGAGAACTCGCATTGGCAGAGGAGTTGAGGAACCTAGCTTTGGAGTTCACACACAAGACAGCAACAAGATTCTCCTTCCACAAAGAGAACTTCTACCCACAGTGCTGA
- the LOC108809338 gene encoding transcription initiation factor TFIID subunit 7 has translation MEEQFILRVPPSVSERIDRLLSDEASTSDEIPLDLCFSEDGRSGTFMIGNEEFPASLLDLPAVVESFKTYDDSALVKTADIGQMIMVRDSGDPSPNTVEYRHGLTPPMKDARKRRFRREPDLNPELVQRVERDLLNILSGGTIGNVNEQQEETVANENTSDNNANKKVSSSSPADTPGEKPEEALETATNNNNNNVTEAEPERSESEDSDDSM, from the exons ATGGAGGAACAGTTCATACTTAGGGTTCCACCCTCTGTTTCTGAGCGAATCGATCGTCTTTTGAGCGACGAGGCTTCTACTTCCGACGAAATCCCTTTAGATTTGTGCTTTTCAG AGGATGGGAGAAGTGGGACGTTTATGATTGGAAACGAAGAGTTCCCAGCTTCTCTACTGGATCTTCCTGCTGTTGTTGAGTCTTTTAAAACTTATGATGATTCTGCATTAGTCAAAACTGCTGATATTGGGCAG ATGATCATGGTTAGGGATTCAGGTGATCCCTCGCCTAATACAGTAGAATACAGACATGGTCTAACTCCTCCAATGAAGGATGCTCGAAAGAGAAGATTCCGTCGAGAGCCTGACCTTAAT CCGGAGCTTGTTCAGCGTGTTGAGAGAGACTTACTGAACATCTTGAGTGGCGGAACAATCGGAAAC GTAAATGAGCAGCAAGAGGAAACAGTTGCGAACGAGAATACTAGTGATAATAATGCAAACAAGAAagtgtcttcttcttcacctgCTGATACACCTGGTGAAAAGCCTGAAGAAGCTCTTGAGACAGcgactaataataataataataatgtaacCGAAGCTGAGCCGGAGAGAAGTGAATCAGAAGATTCTGATGATTCAATGTGA
- the LOC108831213 gene encoding uncharacterized protein LOC108831213 isoform X1 — protein MVTRNEGSMRKKSVNGGGDAPAQTNPDDRRSTLPEAEAAGKRAVIKSADMKEDMQKEACALHSSPLVWPLQSGPASAEIKSADVAGEVIGEKNVVAVGVFPKLSGEEFDSFISHKIHGPTWHCILGLNFETIMNLWIHHKVT, from the exons ATGGTTACTCGAAA TGAGGGGAGTATGAGGAAGAAGAGTGTGAACGGAGGAGGAGACGCACCGGCGCAAACAAATCCGGATGATCGGAGATCTACTCTTCCGGAAGCTGAAGCGGCAGGGAAGAGAGCTGTAATCAAGAGTGCTGATATGAAAGAGGACATGCAGAAGGAAGCGTGCGCGCTACATTCTTCTCCATTG GTGTGGCCACTGCAAAGTGGACCTGCTTCAGCTGAGATTAAGTCAGCTGATGTTGCTGGTGAGGTTATTGGGGAGAAGAACGTTGTTGCT GTTGGTGTGTTCCCTAAGTTATCCGGCGAGGAGTTTGATTCTTTCATTTCGCACAAGATTCATGGTCCTACTTGGCACTGCATCCTTGGCCTCAACTTTG AAACTATTATGAATTTGTGGATCCACCACAAAGTTACGTAA
- the LOC108831213 gene encoding uncharacterized protein LOC108831213 isoform X2, which yields MVTRNEGSMRKKSVNGGGDAPAQTNPDDRRSTLPEAEAAGKRAVIKSADMKEDMQKEACALHSSPLVWPLQSGPASAEIKSADVAGEVIGEKNVVAVGVFPKLSGEEFDSFISHKIHGPTWHCILGLNFG from the exons ATGGTTACTCGAAA TGAGGGGAGTATGAGGAAGAAGAGTGTGAACGGAGGAGGAGACGCACCGGCGCAAACAAATCCGGATGATCGGAGATCTACTCTTCCGGAAGCTGAAGCGGCAGGGAAGAGAGCTGTAATCAAGAGTGCTGATATGAAAGAGGACATGCAGAAGGAAGCGTGCGCGCTACATTCTTCTCCATTG GTGTGGCCACTGCAAAGTGGACCTGCTTCAGCTGAGATTAAGTCAGCTGATGTTGCTGGTGAGGTTATTGGGGAGAAGAACGTTGTTGCT GTTGGTGTGTTCCCTAAGTTATCCGGCGAGGAGTTTGATTCTTTCATTTCGCACAAGATTCATGGTCCTACTTGGCACTGCATCCTTGGCCTCAACTTTGGTTAG